Proteins encoded by one window of Flavobacterium sp. N502540:
- a CDS encoding type II toxin-antitoxin system RelE/ParE family toxin: protein MVFKIKILPLAENEIDKTIEFYESRSKGLGKQFLSYLKTYLQVLKTHPELFQIKKEPGYRELTLVKFPFVIIYEIIGNEIIVYSVFHTSRNPKKKP from the coding sequence ATGGTTTTTAAAATTAAAATTTTACCCTTAGCTGAAAATGAAATTGATAAAACTATTGAATTCTATGAAAGTAGGAGTAAAGGTTTAGGAAAGCAATTTCTATCCTACTTAAAAACATATTTACAGGTTTTAAAAACACATCCGGAATTATTTCAAATAAAAAAAGAACCTGGTTACCGTGAATTGACTTTGGTGAAATTTCCATTTGTAATTATTTATGAAATTATTGGAAATGAAATAATCGTTTACTCTGTTTTCCACACTTCCAGAAATCCTAAGAAAAAACCTTAA